One region of Baekduia soli genomic DNA includes:
- a CDS encoding lytic transglycosylase domain-containing protein codes for MSITAIGSRVAEIDQMVATVGGQVVPPTSTFASALQSAQGATQTSTATGTAGGDTPFGAEIDAAATRNGIDPALLKGLIRQESGFDPAARSGAGAVGLTQLMPGTAASLGVDPTDPAQAIDGGARYLKQQLDRFGGDASKALAAYNAGPGAVARYGGVPPYAETQDYVSNVLAFADQYRAAGTAAPVAALPATTTPVLAAPAATGASLDFSTL; via the coding sequence ATGAGCATCACCGCCATCGGCTCGCGCGTCGCCGAGATCGACCAGATGGTCGCCACCGTCGGCGGGCAGGTCGTACCGCCGACCTCCACCTTCGCCTCCGCGCTGCAGTCCGCGCAGGGCGCGACCCAGACCTCGACCGCCACGGGCACCGCGGGCGGCGACACCCCCTTCGGAGCCGAGATCGATGCGGCAGCGACACGGAACGGGATCGACCCCGCACTCCTCAAAGGCCTCATCAGGCAGGAGTCGGGGTTCGATCCGGCCGCGCGGTCCGGCGCCGGCGCCGTGGGGCTCACGCAGCTCATGCCCGGCACCGCGGCGTCCCTGGGCGTCGACCCGACCGACCCGGCGCAGGCCATCGACGGCGGCGCGCGCTACCTCAAGCAGCAGCTCGACCGCTTCGGCGGCGACGCCTCCAAGGCCCTGGCGGCCTACAACGCCGGCCCCGGCGCCGTGGCGCGCTACGGCGGAGTGCCGCCCTACGCCGAGACCCAGGACTACGTCAGCAACGTCCTGGCCTTCGCCGACCAGTACCGCGCAGCGGGCACGGCCGCGCCCGTCGCGGCGCTCCCGGCGACCACCACGCCCGTCCTGGCCGCCCCGGCCGCGACCGGCGCCTCCCTGGACTTCTCCACCCTCTGA
- a CDS encoding flagellar hook-basal body complex protein: MIRGMYSAISGLRTHQTMLDVTANNLANVNTVGYKASRTTFKDQLQQTLAGGSASNGANTGGTNAAQVGLGVQLGSVDPVMGEGSLQSTGNSLDVAIQGDGWFQVGLGDPAPAGGGTPAAPTDMNYTRAGNFIRNDQGYLTTSEGYYVLADPTTTPTNPITSNPAGPYIVIPDGATNVSVGSDGSVSYLPGGGGTRVSAGKIQLAKFPNDSGLLRQSGNRWSADPAAGTPDVGTPNGTTFGATIGGTLEMSNVDLASEFTNMIVAQRGFQANSRVISTADEMLQDLVNLKR, encoded by the coding sequence ATGATCCGCGGCATGTACTCGGCCATCTCCGGCCTGCGCACGCACCAGACGATGCTGGACGTCACGGCCAACAACCTGGCCAACGTCAACACCGTCGGCTACAAGGCGTCGCGCACGACGTTCAAGGACCAGCTGCAGCAGACGCTGGCCGGCGGCTCGGCGTCCAACGGCGCCAACACGGGCGGCACGAACGCCGCCCAGGTCGGCCTCGGCGTCCAGCTCGGCTCCGTCGACCCCGTCATGGGCGAGGGCTCGCTGCAGTCCACGGGCAACTCGCTCGACGTCGCCATCCAGGGCGACGGGTGGTTCCAGGTCGGCCTCGGCGACCCGGCCCCGGCCGGCGGCGGCACCCCCGCCGCGCCGACGGACATGAACTACACCCGCGCGGGCAACTTCATCCGCAACGACCAGGGCTACCTGACGACGTCGGAGGGCTACTACGTCCTCGCCGACCCGACCACCACGCCGACCAACCCGATCACGAGCAACCCGGCCGGCCCGTACATCGTGATCCCCGACGGCGCCACCAACGTCTCCGTCGGCTCCGACGGCTCGGTGAGCTACCTGCCGGGCGGCGGCGGCACGCGCGTCTCGGCGGGCAAGATCCAGCTCGCCAAGTTCCCCAACGACTCGGGCCTGCTGCGCCAGTCGGGCAACCGCTGGTCCGCCGACCCGGCCGCCGGCACGCCCGACGTGGGCACGCCCAACGGCACGACGTTCGGCGCCACGATCGGCGGCACGCTGGAGATGTCCAACGTCGACCTGGCGTCGGAGTTCACCAACATGATCGTCGCCCAGCGCGGCTTCCAGGCCAACTCGCGGGTCATCTCGACGGCCGACGAGATGCTCCAGGACCTGGTCAACCTCAAGCGCTAG
- a CDS encoding flagellar FlbD family protein: protein MIELHKLSHEREPFRLNPDLVERVDASPDCHVTLTTGTRIAVCESVDEVIARIKAWRVEVLSEALRKSR, encoded by the coding sequence ATGATCGAGCTGCACAAGCTCTCGCACGAGCGGGAGCCGTTCCGCCTGAACCCCGACCTGGTCGAGCGCGTCGACGCGTCCCCCGACTGCCACGTCACGCTGACGACCGGCACCCGGATCGCGGTCTGCGAGTCGGTCGACGAGGTCATCGCGCGCATCAAGGCGTGGCGCGTCGAGGTCCTCTCCGAGGCCCTGCGCAAGAGCCGCTGA
- a CDS encoding CheR family methyltransferase, with product MTPHAPRGSAIDAVEALAVAVRRPAAEGGRALVSDYEPFCEAVRRLCGIDLLQYKRGQMERRIRSFVATRGAADLTSYTVQLKADKSELERLLDRVTINVSQLWRNPEQWAVLEERILPDLAASAPGGTPRLKAWSAGCSYGAEAYTLAAVARRALGRAQISILGTDIDARMVARARAGVFTADDARAAPTATLAAHFSMVGGAWHAGDDLKRLVRFEEGDLLRVRPAAGSFDLVLCRNTVIYFNEDVRDDLHGRLAHSLRAGGRLVVGATERVSQPARHGLEPESPFVYRKS from the coding sequence ATGACCCCCCACGCCCCCCGCGGCAGCGCGATCGACGCCGTCGAGGCCCTCGCCGTCGCCGTCCGCCGGCCGGCGGCCGAGGGTGGGCGGGCCCTCGTCTCCGACTACGAGCCCTTCTGCGAGGCGGTCCGCCGCCTGTGCGGCATCGACCTGCTGCAGTACAAGCGCGGCCAGATGGAGCGCCGGATCCGGTCCTTCGTCGCCACGCGCGGGGCGGCCGACCTCACGTCCTACACCGTGCAGCTCAAGGCCGACAAGTCCGAGCTCGAGCGGCTCCTGGACCGTGTCACCATCAACGTGTCCCAGCTCTGGCGCAACCCGGAGCAGTGGGCGGTCCTGGAGGAGCGCATCCTCCCCGACCTCGCGGCGAGCGCCCCCGGCGGCACGCCGCGGCTGAAGGCCTGGAGCGCGGGCTGCTCCTACGGCGCCGAGGCCTACACCCTGGCCGCCGTCGCCCGCCGGGCCCTGGGCCGCGCCCAGATCTCCATCCTGGGCACCGACATCGACGCCCGCATGGTCGCCCGCGCCCGCGCCGGCGTCTTCACGGCCGACGACGCCCGCGCCGCGCCGACGGCGACGCTGGCGGCGCACTTCTCGATGGTCGGCGGCGCCTGGCACGCCGGCGACGACCTCAAGCGCCTCGTGCGCTTCGAGGAGGGCGACCTGCTGCGGGTGCGCCCCGCGGCCGGCTCGTTCGACCTCGTGCTCTGCCGCAACACCGTCATCTACTTCAACGAGGACGTGCGCGACGACCTGCACGGCCGCCTGGCCCACAGCCTGCGGGCCGGCGGTCGCCTCGTCGTGGGTGCCACCGAGCGCGTCTCGCAGCCCGCCCGCCACGGCCTCGAGCCCGAGTCCCCCTTCGTCTATCGGAAGTCGTGA
- a CDS encoding chemotaxis protein CheD, protein METVVRMGEAAASCTPADVLACIGLGSCIGLVLVDAPGGVAALAHVMLPEATQADPEQPPRFADLAVPFLLDQAEAHGARRARVRAVLVGGAAMFTFGGGQDIGARNEAAVRAGLRAAGITVAAAATGGSRGRTVRVHVGEQPSITVREAGGTDEQLFGARREGVAA, encoded by the coding sequence ATGGAGACCGTCGTCCGCATGGGCGAGGCCGCCGCCTCCTGCACGCCCGCCGACGTGCTGGCCTGCATCGGGCTGGGCTCCTGCATCGGCCTGGTGCTCGTCGACGCCCCCGGGGGGGTCGCGGCCCTGGCCCACGTCATGCTGCCCGAGGCGACGCAGGCCGACCCCGAGCAGCCGCCGCGCTTCGCCGACCTGGCGGTGCCGTTCCTGCTCGACCAGGCCGAGGCCCACGGTGCCCGGCGCGCCCGCGTCCGCGCCGTGCTCGTCGGCGGCGCGGCGATGTTCACCTTCGGCGGCGGGCAGGACATCGGCGCCCGCAACGAGGCCGCCGTCCGCGCCGGCCTGAGGGCGGCCGGGATCACCGTCGCGGCCGCGGCGACCGGCGGCAGCCGCGGGCGCACGGTCCGCGTGCACGTCGGCGAGCAGCCCTCGATCACGGTGCGCGAGGCCGGCGGCACCGACGAGCAGCTCTTCGGGGCCCGGCGCGAGGGGGTGGCGGCATGA
- a CDS encoding chemotaxis protein CheA, whose amino-acid sequence MDTSEYLPMFLAECRENLQELNLAVVRLEEAPEDRETIDSIFRIAHSLKGMAATMGFESMAKLTHKMEDVFELLRQRGTGLTGAVVDVVLACLDALEAAVDSIDADGAEHLDPAELVGRLGTLVRDQDDPDAAEPEPEAPSAPRLAEVGDGRVVLELAVVLAEDVQMPAVRAFQVLAGAAEHGDVLRSSPTGSGVDTFDGRLVEILLATEHGLDAVAAAIRAVPDVAEARVAEAAAGPDAEPGVLTVVGDAPVAGAAATAGPAGGRRSGGRQTVRVDADRLDQLMHLMGEVVVQRTHIEALSAQAEVPGLSQAMQELTRSSQALQAMVMQIRMIPIDAVLVRFPRLVRDVASRLGKQVDLQLVGKDTDLDRTVVDAIGDPLVHLIRNSLDHGLESPAERVAAGKPPTGVLTIAARHAGGSIAITVSDDGRGIDPARVAAVAERRGLITAEQGRRLDVRGAIDLLFAPGFSTSDEVGDLSGRGVGMDAVREKIRELGGEVTVTSVPGQGTFNEIRLPLTLAIVSALLVEAGGRPFGIPLQRVERTMRLDDNPVRSVAGQRMLVLKDEALPLRRASEIFGRAAGGGDEPDTHVVIVRGPERSVALSVSRLVGQRELVARPLPPNLAHEAAVSCAAVLSDRSIVLLADCDALIRTAHSTKARVDRVALAAV is encoded by the coding sequence ATGGACACCTCCGAGTACCTCCCGATGTTCCTGGCCGAGTGCCGGGAGAACCTCCAGGAGCTCAACCTCGCCGTCGTGCGCCTCGAGGAGGCGCCCGAGGACCGCGAGACGATCGACTCGATCTTCCGCATCGCGCACTCGCTCAAGGGCATGGCCGCCACGATGGGCTTCGAGAGCATGGCGAAGCTCACCCACAAGATGGAGGACGTCTTCGAGCTGCTGCGCCAGCGCGGGACGGGCCTGACCGGCGCCGTCGTCGACGTCGTGCTGGCCTGCCTGGACGCGCTGGAGGCCGCCGTGGACTCCATCGACGCCGACGGCGCCGAGCACCTCGACCCCGCCGAGCTCGTCGGGCGCCTCGGCACCCTGGTCCGCGACCAGGACGATCCCGACGCGGCCGAGCCCGAGCCCGAGGCGCCGTCCGCTCCCCGGCTCGCCGAGGTCGGCGACGGGCGCGTCGTGCTCGAGCTGGCCGTCGTGCTGGCCGAGGACGTGCAGATGCCGGCCGTGCGGGCCTTCCAGGTGCTGGCCGGCGCGGCCGAGCACGGCGACGTGCTGCGCTCGTCCCCGACGGGGTCCGGCGTCGACACGTTCGACGGCCGCCTCGTCGAGATCCTGCTGGCCACCGAGCACGGGCTCGACGCCGTGGCCGCCGCGATCCGCGCCGTGCCCGACGTCGCCGAGGCCCGCGTGGCCGAGGCCGCCGCCGGCCCCGACGCCGAGCCCGGCGTGCTGACCGTCGTCGGCGACGCCCCCGTGGCCGGCGCCGCCGCGACCGCCGGCCCCGCGGGCGGCCGCCGCTCCGGCGGGCGCCAGACCGTCCGCGTCGACGCCGACCGCCTCGACCAGCTCATGCACCTCATGGGCGAGGTCGTCGTGCAGCGCACCCACATCGAGGCGCTCTCGGCCCAGGCCGAGGTGCCGGGGCTCAGTCAGGCCATGCAGGAGCTCACCCGCAGCTCGCAGGCGCTGCAGGCCATGGTCATGCAGATCCGCATGATCCCGATCGACGCCGTCCTCGTGCGCTTCCCGCGCCTGGTCCGCGACGTCGCCAGCCGCCTGGGCAAGCAGGTCGACCTCCAGCTCGTCGGCAAGGACACCGACCTGGACCGCACCGTCGTCGACGCCATCGGCGACCCGCTCGTCCACCTCATCCGCAACTCCCTCGACCACGGCCTGGAGTCGCCGGCCGAGCGGGTCGCCGCCGGCAAGCCGCCGACGGGCGTCCTGACGATCGCCGCCCGCCACGCCGGCGGCAGCATCGCGATCACGGTCTCCGACGACGGGCGCGGCATCGATCCCGCGCGCGTCGCGGCCGTCGCCGAGCGCCGCGGCCTCATCACGGCCGAGCAGGGGCGCCGGCTCGACGTGCGCGGCGCCATCGACCTGCTCTTCGCGCCCGGCTTCTCGACCTCCGACGAGGTCGGCGACCTGTCGGGCCGCGGCGTCGGCATGGACGCCGTGCGCGAGAAGATCCGCGAGCTGGGCGGCGAGGTCACCGTGACCTCGGTGCCCGGCCAGGGCACGTTCAACGAGATCCGCCTGCCGCTCACGCTGGCGATCGTCTCCGCCCTGCTCGTCGAGGCCGGCGGCCGCCCGTTCGGCATCCCGCTGCAGCGCGTCGAGCGCACGATGCGCCTCGACGACAACCCGGTGCGCTCCGTCGCCGGCCAGAGGATGCTCGTCCTCAAGGACGAGGCGCTGCCGCTGCGGCGGGCCAGCGAGATCTTCGGCCGGGCCGCCGGCGGCGGGGACGAGCCCGACACCCACGTCGTGATCGTCCGCGGGCCCGAGCGCAGCGTCGCGCTGTCGGTCTCGCGCCTGGTCGGCCAGCGCGAGCTCGTCGCCCGGCCGCTGCCGCCCAACCTCGCGCACGAGGCCGCGGTCTCGTGCGCGGCCGTGCTGTCGGACCGCTCGATCGTCCTGCTGGCCGACTGCGACGCCCTCATCCGCACCGCCCACTCCACCAAGGCCCGCGTCGATCGCGTCGCGCTGGCCGCCGTCTGA
- a CDS encoding flagellar hook-length control protein FliK codes for MRPIPITPSAEARSRPPGPDTGSPPGAGGGDFAALLHQTTARTAPAEGPQTQPAQALHDRADSAAAADAALAPDAATAAAAALAAAPVAPSVAAEHAGAGAAPEPGDAREAAGDAAPDPAAPAPPVAPPLPLVDPAAAVPAPVTAAAAPAATHGEPIVPARPRLATPAVPARRPAEVGAVPGPDAGMPGAAPVPAPPAGAQASVPAAAGAQAPAPAGALVTPAPVTPASGAPATPPASSSTATPGPADQPHRAAEAGAPSLPSLPSAPSAAATTSAQDAAAATSAAITPPSAPAAAASTTHGGGTPAVAVAGDPARPEGPSPAGPDAAPAGPGRRADTGTGTGTSGSPEHQGHGPGDRAPGTLAAAAAAPAAPAADLPPSAAAAPAAPPADVAPLAPATSTAPAPMAQAAPAPSAPAPIAAAPVALTYASLHGAVERVHDLVRIATMRSGGARATLQLKPVELGAVDVQLRTTRDGLVATISAQDHAGLAALQQAGGELRRSLEDRGVALHRLDLQLSPGPDGRGAGDGGAGRSSTGGRRPAPSAVTPVGEEPAGAEILVATVTRAATGLVDIQA; via the coding sequence ATGCGACCCATCCCCATCACGCCCTCTGCCGAGGCGCGCAGCCGCCCGCCGGGACCCGACACGGGCTCACCGCCCGGAGCGGGCGGCGGCGACTTCGCCGCCCTGCTGCACCAGACCACGGCCCGGACCGCACCTGCGGAAGGCCCCCAGACCCAGCCGGCGCAGGCGCTGCACGACCGCGCCGACTCGGCCGCGGCCGCCGACGCGGCGCTCGCACCCGACGCTGCCACGGCGGCGGCTGCGGCCCTGGCCGCGGCCCCCGTCGCGCCCTCGGTGGCCGCCGAGCACGCCGGGGCCGGCGCGGCGCCCGAGCCCGGCGACGCCCGCGAGGCCGCGGGCGATGCGGCCCCGGACCCTGCTGCGCCCGCGCCGCCCGTCGCGCCACCGCTGCCGCTCGTCGATCCCGCCGCCGCGGTGCCCGCGCCCGTGACCGCCGCCGCGGCGCCCGCCGCGACGCACGGCGAGCCGATCGTCCCGGCCCGGCCGCGCCTGGCCACCCCGGCCGTTCCCGCCCGCCGACCGGCCGAGGTCGGCGCGGTGCCCGGCCCCGACGCCGGCATGCCTGGCGCGGCGCCCGTCCCCGCTCCGCCCGCCGGCGCCCAGGCGTCCGTCCCCGCGGCGGCCGGCGCCCAGGCGCCTGCCCCCGCCGGCGCGCTGGTGACCCCTGCGCCGGTGACCCCTGCGTCGGGGGCGCCCGCGACCCCACCGGCGTCGTCGTCGACCGCGACCCCGGGGCCGGCCGACCAGCCGCACCGGGCGGCCGAGGCCGGGGCGCCGTCCCTGCCGTCCCTGCCGTCCGCGCCGTCCGCGGCCGCGACGACCTCTGCTCAGGACGCCGCGGCCGCGACGTCCGCAGCGATCACGCCGCCGTCCGCGCCCGCCGCCGCAGCATCGACGACTCACGGCGGCGGCACCCCCGCCGTGGCGGTCGCCGGCGATCCCGCTCGTCCCGAAGGCCCGTCCCCGGCCGGTCCCGACGCCGCGCCCGCCGGCCCGGGCCGGCGGGCCGACACCGGCACGGGCACCGGCACCTCCGGCAGCCCGGAGCACCAGGGCCATGGTCCGGGCGACCGCGCGCCCGGGACGCTCGCCGCGGCCGCGGCCGCTCCCGCCGCGCCGGCGGCCGACCTGCCGCCATCCGCGGCAGCCGCGCCGGCGGCGCCGCCCGCCGACGTCGCGCCCCTCGCGCCGGCCACGAGCACCGCCCCCGCGCCGATGGCGCAGGCCGCGCCGGCGCCCTCGGCCCCCGCACCGATCGCCGCGGCGCCCGTCGCGCTCACGTACGCCTCGCTGCATGGCGCGGTCGAGCGCGTCCACGACCTCGTGCGCATCGCGACGATGCGCTCCGGCGGCGCCCGCGCCACGCTGCAGCTCAAGCCCGTCGAGCTCGGTGCGGTCGACGTGCAGCTGCGGACCACCCGAGACGGCCTGGTCGCCACGATCAGCGCCCAGGACCACGCCGGCCTCGCCGCGCTCCAGCAGGCCGGCGGCGAGCTGCGCCGCTCCCTCGAGGACCGCGGCGTCGCCCTGCACCGGCTGGACCTCCAGCTCAGCCCCGGGCCCGACGGCCGCGGCGCGGGCGACGGGGGCGCGGGGCGCTCGTCCACCGGCGGGCGCCGCCCGGCCCCCTCGGCCGTGACGCCCGTGGGCGAGGAGCCCGCCGGCGCCGAGATCCTGGTCGCCACCGTGACCCGGGCCGCCACCGGCCTCGTCGACATCCAGGCCTAG
- a CDS encoding chemotaxis protein CheC codes for MNTYTDLQLDALRELANIGSGNAGTALSQMLGRSVDISVPTAAVLPLPEAVAIAGEPDDLRYGVVVRVLGGFDAIVLLLFPEADAQTLCGIYGLELDTPDGFSLLGEVGNILGTSYINVLARMTSMALEPTPPQPVRDMLGAILQTVLVSRGDIEGALVLDSALMVEGEECSLSFLMLPAHGGIRQLLERLGL; via the coding sequence ATGAACACCTACACCGACCTGCAGCTCGACGCGCTGCGCGAGCTCGCCAACATCGGGTCCGGCAACGCCGGCACCGCCCTGAGCCAGATGCTCGGGCGCTCCGTCGACATCTCCGTGCCGACGGCCGCCGTGCTCCCGCTGCCCGAGGCGGTCGCGATCGCCGGCGAGCCCGACGACCTGCGCTACGGCGTGGTCGTCCGGGTCCTCGGCGGCTTCGACGCGATCGTCCTGCTGCTCTTCCCCGAGGCCGACGCGCAGACCCTGTGCGGGATCTACGGCCTGGAGCTCGACACCCCCGACGGGTTCTCGCTGCTCGGCGAGGTCGGCAACATCCTGGGCACGAGCTACATCAACGTGCTGGCACGGATGACGTCCATGGCCCTCGAGCCCACCCCGCCCCAGCCGGTGCGGGACATGCTCGGCGCGATCCTGCAGACCGTCCTGGTCAGCCGCGGCGACATCGAGGGCGCGCTCGTCCTGGACTCGGCGCTCATGGTCGAGGGCGAGGAGTGCTCGCTCTCGTTCCTGATGCTCCCCGCCCACGGCGGGATCCGCCAGCTGCTGGAGCGTCTGGGACTCTAG
- a CDS encoding chemotaxis protein CheB encodes MRRLLSQALRDAGFDVVGQAGDGDEALALHRELRPDAMTLDLAMPGMDGIGVLRALRGQRSSLPVVVVSAFSPAHGARAVDALAEGAFDLVAKPAMGEPLEVFVAALHEKVAAAVSSAAGATLRRVPAATAPAAAPPRRAVRPSTSSRIVLIATSTGGPRALAELVPSLPSPLGGGGMIVQHMPPGFTASLAQRLDRGARLNVIEAQGGERLTPDTLLLAPGGSHLRLGTDGAMRLTDEAAIGGLRPRADLTIADAAQAFGERLVLVVMTGMGKDGLAGARDVRARGGRILAEAESSCTVYGMPRAIVEARLADDVLPLGELAHAIATEVGA; translated from the coding sequence ATGCGCCGCCTGCTCTCGCAGGCGCTGCGCGATGCGGGCTTCGACGTCGTCGGCCAGGCCGGCGACGGCGACGAGGCCCTCGCGCTGCACCGCGAGCTGCGCCCCGACGCCATGACGCTCGATCTCGCCATGCCCGGCATGGACGGGATCGGCGTCCTGCGCGCCCTGCGCGGGCAGCGCTCGTCGCTGCCGGTGGTCGTCGTGTCCGCGTTCTCGCCGGCCCACGGCGCCCGCGCCGTCGACGCCCTCGCCGAGGGCGCGTTCGACCTCGTGGCCAAGCCGGCCATGGGCGAGCCGCTCGAGGTCTTCGTGGCCGCGCTGCACGAGAAGGTCGCGGCCGCCGTCTCCTCCGCGGCGGGGGCGACCCTGCGCCGCGTGCCCGCCGCGACCGCCCCGGCGGCCGCACCGCCGCGCCGGGCCGTGCGCCCGTCGACGTCGAGCCGCATCGTCCTCATCGCCACCTCGACCGGCGGCCCGCGGGCCCTGGCCGAGCTCGTGCCCTCGCTGCCCAGCCCCCTGGGCGGCGGCGGCATGATCGTCCAGCACATGCCGCCGGGCTTCACCGCCTCGCTGGCCCAGCGCCTGGACCGCGGCGCCCGCCTGAACGTCATCGAGGCCCAGGGGGGCGAGCGCCTGACGCCCGACACCCTGCTGCTCGCCCCGGGCGGCAGCCACCTGCGCTTGGGCACCGACGGCGCGATGCGCCTCACCGACGAGGCCGCGATCGGCGGCCTGCGGCCCCGGGCGGACCTCACGATCGCCGACGCCGCCCAGGCCTTCGGCGAGCGCCTCGTGCTCGTCGTGATGACCGGCATGGGCAAGGACGGCCTGGCCGGCGCCCGCGACGTGCGGGCCCGCGGCGGGCGCATCCTCGCCGAGGCCGAGTCCAGCTGCACCGTCTACGGCATGCCGCGCGCGATCGTCGAGGCCCGGCTGGCCGACGACGTCCTGCCGCTCGGCGAGCTCGCCCACGCCATCGCCACCGAGGTCGGAGCATGA
- a CDS encoding chemotaxis protein CheW, producing MSEDPLLRQLVVFSLGDEEYALPITQVHEIIRFTEPRSVASSDPSVRGVISLRGRILPVYDLATRLGLDHPGEVTDAKIVIVETADDMAGVVVDDVEEVITVDLEALEDAPTAGGRAIDGIAKIGDRLVVLLDPEGIVGAGPVSADAAAARSAADDVRAAA from the coding sequence ATGTCCGAAGATCCGCTCTTGCGCCAGCTCGTGGTGTTCTCGCTCGGCGACGAGGAGTACGCCCTGCCGATCACCCAGGTGCACGAGATCATCCGCTTCACCGAGCCCCGCTCGGTGGCCTCGTCGGATCCGAGCGTGCGGGGCGTCATCTCCCTGCGCGGCAGGATCCTGCCCGTGTACGACCTCGCCACGCGGCTGGGCCTCGACCATCCCGGCGAGGTGACCGACGCCAAGATCGTCATCGTCGAGACCGCCGACGACATGGCCGGCGTGGTCGTCGACGACGTCGAGGAGGTCATCACCGTGGACCTGGAGGCCCTCGAGGACGCCCCGACCGCGGGCGGCCGCGCCATCGACGGCATCGCCAAGATCGGCGACCGCCTCGTCGTGCTGCTCGACCCCGAGGGGATCGTCGGTGCCGGCCCGGTGTCCGCGGACGCCGCCGCTGCGCGGTCCGCGGCCGACGACGTGCGCGCCGCCGCATAG
- the fliJ gene encoding flagellar export protein FliJ: protein METPFRFGLERVREIRAHDEQQAKERFAASLNERLRAEAVLRAAQERLDDARGPGAPAAPVAVSGQTLLARQAWVDRLQRSREDAQRRLQGTDEDLRRVRVELTDASRRREVLDKLKERQREAHRQAAERRESAALDEMALAVHSRRRAAA from the coding sequence ATGGAGACCCCCTTCCGATTCGGCCTCGAGCGGGTGCGCGAGATTCGCGCGCACGACGAGCAGCAGGCCAAGGAACGGTTCGCCGCAAGCCTCAACGAGCGGCTGCGCGCCGAGGCGGTGCTGCGCGCCGCGCAGGAGCGCCTCGACGACGCGCGCGGTCCCGGCGCGCCCGCGGCCCCCGTGGCGGTCTCCGGCCAGACGCTCCTGGCCCGCCAGGCCTGGGTCGACCGCCTGCAGCGCTCGCGCGAGGACGCACAGCGCCGCCTGCAGGGCACCGACGAGGACCTGCGCCGCGTCCGCGTCGAGCTCACCGACGCCAGCCGGCGCCGCGAGGTGCTCGACAAGCTCAAGGAGCGCCAGCGCGAGGCCCACCGCCAGGCCGCCGAGCGCCGCGAGAGCGCCGCGCTGGACGAGATGGCGCTGGCCGTGCACTCCCGCAGGCGGGCGGCGGCATGA
- a CDS encoding flagellar hook capping FlgD N-terminal domain-containing protein — protein sequence MATNPISTSYVPPSAQPKSAASSTLDKNGFLKMLTEQIKNQDPSSNQDPNQYFQTISSMTMVEQMTNVATMQRQASATALLGRTVSYTDLNGAPVTGVVDNVTLAGSDGPTLSINGVAGITMDKIGSVR from the coding sequence ATGGCCACCAACCCCATCTCGACCAGCTACGTGCCGCCTTCGGCGCAGCCCAAGAGCGCGGCGAGCTCCACCCTGGACAAGAACGGGTTCCTGAAGATGCTCACCGAGCAGATCAAGAACCAGGACCCGTCCTCCAACCAGGACCCCAACCAGTACTTCCAGACGATCTCGTCGATGACGATGGTCGAGCAGATGACCAACGTGGCGACCATGCAGCGCCAGGCCTCCGCGACCGCGCTCCTGGGCCGCACCGTCTCCTACACCGACCTCAACGGCGCTCCCGTGACCGGCGTGGTGGACAACGTGACGCTGGCCGGCTCCGACGGGCCGACGCTGTCGATCAACGGCGTGGCGGGCATCACCATGGACAAGATCGGCTCGGTGAGGTGA
- a CDS encoding TIGR02530 family flagellar biosynthesis protein, whose product MSQSFNPALVPPGVSAPADVRARTQPVRPSVQTPQGPAFADVLRDTAGTQPVQFSKHAVQRLERRNLAVDPTSMQRLQDGVDRAAGKGARDAVVLVDDTAFVVSVRNRTVITAVGRDQMKDHVFTNIDGAVIA is encoded by the coding sequence GTGAGCCAGTCCTTCAACCCCGCGCTGGTCCCTCCCGGAGTCTCGGCTCCGGCCGATGTCCGTGCCCGCACGCAGCCGGTTCGGCCTTCCGTCCAGACGCCTCAAGGACCGGCGTTCGCGGACGTTCTACGGGATACGGCGGGCACGCAGCCCGTCCAGTTCTCAAAGCATGCCGTCCAGCGCCTGGAGCGCCGCAACCTCGCCGTCGACCCGACGTCGATGCAGCGCCTCCAGGACGGGGTCGATCGTGCCGCGGGCAAGGGTGCCCGTGACGCGGTGGTCCTCGTGGACGACACGGCCTTCGTGGTCTCGGTCCGCAACCGCACGGTCATCACCGCCGTCGGCAGGGACCAGATGAAGGACCACGTCTTCACCAACATCGACGGCGCCGTCATCGCCTGA